Sequence from the Pseudomonas frederiksbergensis genome:
CGTCGCCAGCCTGGGTGGTTTTACCCGCCACCTCCAGGGTGATGATGTCGTCGGCGCGGGTTTGCCCCTGGCCGACGTCATCCCGTGGGCCATTTTCGATGGTGATGCCTTTTACCAGCGTCAGGTCGTGGTCGGTTTTCAGGGTGACCGCTTCGTCGGAGGTAATGCCCACGGTACCGTCCACGACGCCGACCGTCAGGTTGCCATTGCCGGCGAATTTCAGGCTGCCTACATCAGCGGCGATGACGCTCACGTCATGCCCTTTGCCCAGGTCGAAATCGCCTTCGCCGCGCAGGGCCAACTCGTCTGCGGTAATGGTCGCGCCCGTTGCCTGTGTCGCACCTTTGCCCGCGTCGACGCTGAGGGTCAGGCCCTTGCCGGTCGTGCCGTCTTCGTCGGTGCCTTCGGGATCCTTGAGGGTCAGGTCGCCCAGCAAGTTGAGCACGCCGTTGGCGACCAAGGCCAGATCGTCCTTGAGCGTCGCGCCTTCATCGTCGACGGTGATGTTGCGGGTCTTGTCGTTGCCGATGACGACCTTGTCGAAGCCATCCTGGATATTCGCCAGGTCAGCGTCAGACAGTACCAACGGATCGTTAGGCCCAGTCACCTCCGGGTCGTCGCTGCCCCCCACATGGATATCCAGGCCTGGGGTCTTCTGCTGCAAGGTGAGACTGCCGCCACCGGCAACATTCGCGGCGAGGTCGATTTCATCGGCGCTCAGGCTGGTATTGCCTTGGGTGAGCAACGCCTGGCCGACCGTGAGCGTGTCGGCGACAAGGTTCAGGTCACCGGTCTGGGTCATGCCGGCTACAGGCACGCCTTGCGGGTTGGCCGGGGTCTGGCTGTCGGGAATGGTCACCACGCCGACAGTCAGGTCATCGACGTCGGCAAAGCTGACCGTGCCGGTGTCGCTGGCGATGGTGTTGACGTCGTTGGCGGCGTTGTCCAGGTCATGAGTCGCGCCGTCGCCCAGCAGCACCAGGCCATCGGCGACAATGGCGCCGCCAGCGGTCTGGTCGATCTTGCCGCCCTTGCTTTGCAACGCCAGGACCGGGGCCGGCTTGCCGTCATCGTCGCCGGTGCCGGGTGCGTCCGCCACGGTCAACTGGTCATTGATGTGGATATTGCCGGTACCGGCATCGAGGATAAGGTTGTCGTTGATGCGGGTCGCTTCGATGATGCTGATGTCGCCGGTCATGTCCGCGCCACCGATCTTCACGGAGGTGAACCCGTCGCCCAGGGCGCTGATGTCGGTGCCAGTCAGTTCCAACGAACCGGGGGCATCGCCGGTGCTGCCGCCCACGGCAATGTTTTTGCTCGGGGTGTTGGTTTCAAGGGCAATCGAGCCATTGCCGGTCACGCTGCCGACGCCGCCGTTGAAGTTGATATCGTCGGCCTTGATGGCCAGGTTGTTATCGGTGCTGTTGAGGCTGCCGTTGAAGGTGATGGAACTGCCTTGCAGGCCCTTGCTGCCCGAGGTGTTGGTCTTGATGTTATCGACGTACAACGAACCGCCGACCCGCTTGCCCGCGGTCTCGTCGAAACTCCCCGAGACGAAGACGAATTTGTAAGTGCCGGCCTTGTCAGCCGTGGCCGTATGGCTTTTCCAATCCACCGTGCCGATACCGGTCCCCGTTTCGTTCAGGATGATCTGGTACTCGCCGGTGTTGACGTTCAGCAGATAGCCGAAGACATCGTAGGTATCGCCGCCGGCAACCGGTTTGTAATCGAAACTGACCGCCTCCCCTGCCGCCAGGGAAACCGTGCCTTCGCTGACTACCGAAGGACCACGCATGATGCAGCCGGCGGGGGCGTTATTGCAGTTGGAATCGTTCTCGGTACCCAACAGCAGCGCAGCGCCGCCGTCCTTGCCCTGGCCAGCCGCGGCGACCGGAGTGAGGGGCTTGTAGTCCATGTCGCCCTGGTCGCCAGGCGAAACGCTCGGTGTACCGCCGCCTGTGGGCGAGGTTGTCGGCAACGTCGGATCATCAGGCGACACCACGCCATCGACCACGGTGACGCCGGTGAAGAACTGGTCGATGGAGGTCTTCCACCCGACCAGGCCGTTTTCGAAGTCGGCGTTCAGGAACTGCGAGGTGCCCATCTCAACGGCACCGTTGTAGACCTGCACGCCGCTGGTGAAGACTTTTGCACCGTTGATAAAGGTTTTGCCAGCGCCAGTGGTGCTCGCGTACAGGGCGCCCAGCGCGCTGTTGCCGCCAACCATGTCACTGAAGATGATCGAGCCCGAACCGGCGTCGACACGCAGTTGGCGGTTGTTGGCTACTGCATCGGAATCCACCACGCCGGCAAACACGATGTTGCCGCCGTTGCTCTTCAGGCTGACGTCGGTGTTGAGCGCCATCTTGCCGTTGAAGATCAACGCCAGGCTGTTGCCGTTGCCCGCGCCACTGGCGTCGATGTCACCGTTGAGGAAAATATTGCCAAAGACGTAGCGACCGGTTCCGACGTCGTTGTGCCCGGACTGCAAGGTCAGCGTCCGCTCGCCGCTGATGCTCGTCGGGGTGTAGTCGCCGTTCCAGTGGATGGTGTTGTCGGCCTTGATCGCGACATCGGTGCCGCCGGCCAGGGCCGTGTTGATCGCGTTGAAGCCGACCGTGGCGTCTGTCCCGTTGGTGCCACCGGTCAACCCGCCGTCACCCGCCGCCACCGTGACGCTGTCCGGATCGAGCAACCACAAGCCGCCCTTGCCGTTTTTAGCCGAGGCATCGGCGGCTTTGCTCACCGCCAGCTTCGCGCCGCTGGTCTCGACCTTGCCGCCGTCGCCGCCCTTGGCGCCGCCGGTGGCTTTCAGGGTGCCGTCCACGCGCGTCACGCTGCCCGGTTTCTTGACATCGGACCAGGCCACCACGGTGCCGCCCTTGCCGTTATCGGTCGCCGATGCATCGAGCACCGCACCGGCGGCGATGGTGGTCTGGCTGGCTTGCTTGATCGAGGCATCCTTGCCTTGCCAGCTACCGCCCACATAAATCTCGCCGCCACCCTTGGCGCCGGTGGCGTTGAGCTCAGCGCCGCCCTTGATGGCCACGCGCTCGCCGGTCACGACGATCTTGCCGCCCTTGGCGGTGTCGGAAGACACGTCGATGCGTCCGGCGACATGCACATCGCCCTGGTCGCCCATCAACGTGACCAGGCCGTTCTCACCGATATCCAGCGAACGGGCTTCGATCAAGCCGGTGTTGTTGATGACCGTACTGGCCAGGGTTTCCGCCGCACGAGCGGTCAGCAGGATCTTGCCGGCATCGGCACGAATGGCACCGCCGTTTTCGATCAGCGCTTGCAACGCGCCTTCCTTGACTTCCAACTGCACCGGCCCGCCCAGGTCGAGCGTCACGACACGGCCGGCGCCCAGCAGCACATTGCCCTTGTGCGCGGTGATGGTGCCTTCGTTGACGATTTTTGCCGCGATCAGGGCAATGGTGCCGCCTTGCGCGGCATTGATGTTGCCCTGGTTGACCACCGATGCGGCGCTGTCGCCGCTGAAACGGTAGTTGCCGGCAAGAAAGTCTTCCGTGGACAAGTTGAGCGTAGAGGCCACCAGCCCCCCGACATCAACCTGCGCGCCGGGCGTGAACAGCACGCCGTTGGGGTTGACCAGGAAGACCTGGCCGTTGGCTTTCAGCGCGCCCTGGATCACCGACACGTCCGAGCCTAATACGCGATTCAAGGCGACGGATTTCGCGCCAGGCTGGACGAACTCGACGGTGTTGCCCTTGCCGATGGAAAAGCTCTGCCAGTCAATCGCGAGCTTGTCGCTGCCCTGATGAATGGCCATGCC
This genomic interval carries:
- a CDS encoding filamentous hemagglutinin N-terminal domain-containing protein, giving the protein MNRAYRVVWNAVMGAWQVASELVKSHGKDKSRTTLSLVIGVGGGVFASVAAAGPLPSGGNIVAGSGSIQQSGAGMAIHQGSDKLAIDWQSFSIGKGNTVEFVQPGAKSVALNRVLGSDVSVIQGALKANGQVFLVNPNGVLFTPGAQVDVGGLVASTLNLSTEDFLAGNYRFSGDSAASVVNQGNINAAQGGTIALIAAKIVNEGTITAHKGNVLLGAGRVVTLDLGGPVQLEVKEGALQALIENGGAIRADAGKILLTARAAETLASTVINNTGLIEARSLDIGENGLVTLMGDQGDVHVAGRIDVSSDTAKGGKIVVTGERVAIKGGAELNATGAKGGGEIYVGGSWQGKDASIKQASQTTIAAGAVLDASATDNGKGGTVVAWSDVKKPGSVTRVDGTLKATGGAKGGDGGKVETSGAKLAVSKAADASAKNGKGGLWLLDPDSVTVAAGDGGLTGGTNGTDATVGFNAINTALAGGTDVAIKADNTIHWNGDYTPTSISGERTLTLQSGHNDVGTGRYVFGNIFLNGDIDASGAGNGNSLALIFNGKMALNTDVSLKSNGGNIVFAGVVDSDAVANNRQLRVDAGSGSIIFSDMVGGNSALGALYASTTGAGKTFINGAKVFTSGVQVYNGAVEMGTSQFLNADFENGLVGWKTSIDQFFTGVTVVDGVVSPDDPTLPTTSPTGGGTPSVSPGDQGDMDYKPLTPVAAAGQGKDGGAALLLGTENDSNCNNAPAGCIMRGPSVVSEGTVSLAAGEAVSFDYKPVAGGDTYDVFGYLLNVNTGEYQIILNETGTGIGTVDWKSHTATADKAGTYKFVFVSGSFDETAGKRVGGSLYVDNIKTNTSGSKGLQGSSITFNGSLNSTDNNLAIKADDINFNGGVGSVTGNGSIALETNTPSKNIAVGGSTGDAPGSLELTGTDISALGDGFTSVKIGGADMTGDISIIEATRINDNLILDAGTGNIHINDQLTVADAPGTGDDDGKPAPVLALQSKGGKIDQTAGGAIVADGLVLLGDGATHDLDNAANDVNTIASDTGTVSFADVDDLTVGVVTIPDSQTPANPQGVPVAGMTQTGDLNLVADTLTVGQALLTQGNTSLSADEIDLAANVAGGGSLTLQQKTPGLDIHVGGSDDPEVTGPNDPLVLSDADLANIQDGFDKVVIGNDKTRNITVDDEGATLKDDLALVANGVLNLLGDLTLKDPEGTDEDGTTGKGLTLSVDAGKGATQATGATITADELALRGEGDFDLGKGHDVSVIAADVGSLKFAGNGNLTVGVVDGTVGITSDEAVTLKTDHDLTLVKGITIENGPRDDVGQGQTRADDIITLEVAGKTTQAGDAGAKLDASGLVLLGGNYALGNTGNVIGDIASDAGKVQFNNSGDLKVGSLTATHVDGTQTTITGVNNTGDVSIGTQGNLAINEALATSGNVFLNVDGKTTQNAKGNITADGLALKGGNFDLRNASNWVGDIASRANDVSFVNRSDVTVGRLTETALDGTQLDQIVGIGNTGKVQVVTTTGNITLAENVSTTSGASDAVVLNAGQSASAGVATGGDVKANAGVTVSTGAGGRAVIYTGSLAGSTGVVNVVGSGSGNFRYNSDEQQSNFARALGNGVHAVYREQPTLVVSTNGATTQTKPFDGQTTFNGGGVAGFDANGLWNGDTKQMLGRPVYSIGSPEVGTHQINIGGLADLGYLIVSDPANANVTVTQSFDIEAIQQSVADATRVGAQVTSPHAPELNPAQPKPTDWSGVGVEDGGLLLVDQGGTRANGPGNGDGDAAAQAQDADSERELAGNVCADGGVSGGGACAAYPPQTVFVVRGGVRLPGPGLAMRP